ACGGATCTTCGGTCAAGGTCGACTGCACCAAGGCTGCCAGTCCATCATGCCCCTTGCGGAAGTCTACCGGCTTCGTCGCCACCAGGATGCGGACCCCTTGGGACGGCATCAGCATGTGGGCGCTTCCAGAGCACGCACGATCGCGGCGATCCGATCTGCCGACGTGTCGGGCGACAGCTCTATCCGGGTCGTTCCCTTGACGATCCGGATCACCTGCTGGGGCTTCGCGTCGGAAGGCTCGGGCGTCTCCGTCGGATCGCAAATGACCAGAGGCGCGAAGGCCGGCTCTCCGAGCTCCGCCGGAGGGAGAACCAGCTGCCCCTGCTTTGCCAGACGCCGCCAAGCCGAGAGCTGGTTCGGGCGGATGCCATACTGACCGGCAA
This sequence is a window from Sulfitobacter alexandrii. Protein-coding genes within it:
- the tnpA gene encoding IS66-like element accessory protein TnpA; translation: MCATNSFLRSLGVEIYGSGHRRWPDDVKARAVAETLEPGATVNAVAGQYGIRPNQLSAWRRLAKQGQLVLPPAELGEPAFAPLVICDPTETPEPSDAKPQQVIRIVKGTTRIELSPDTSADRIAAIVRALEAPTC